The Enoplosus armatus isolate fEnoArm2 chromosome 21, fEnoArm2.hap1, whole genome shotgun sequence genomic sequence TTGAGGTTCTAAACTGGGAGTACTTCACTGAAGAGCACATTTACTCGTGCATTGACAGCTCCCCCAAGTGCGAGATGAGAGGGGCTGACCGCGCGGATGTAAACGCAGTTGTGGAGATTGCGGTGGAGCGTCTAAACGAACGCTACCAGCCCCAGCTACGCTTCCGCAAGCGGCGTCTACTTAACGGATACCGACGCTTTGATCCCACGCGTGGTATGGAGTATGTTCTGGACCTTGCGCTGGAGGCCTATACCCAGAAAGGCCATAGTCAAGTCATTGCCAAACGGGTTAACTTGTTGCGACCTCTAAGCGCAGTTGAGATTATCCCCATGCCTTATGTGACAGAGGCAACGCGGGTGCAGGTCATCCTACCTGTCACTGCCCAGGATCAGGACTATGTTGGTAACTTCCTCGACATGTACGTGATGAACACTTTGGACACCCATGACAATGTTTTACTCACGTTCCTGTTCATCTATGATCCCTTTGATGCACAGCGAGTCAGCCAGACTGATGTGTTTGCTGGCATTAAGGCCATGATTGGGGAGGTGGAGAAGCGCTACGGCGACGTGAAGATCCCCTGGATCAGCGTGAAGACGGAGGTGCCCTCGCAGGTCAAGCTGATGGACATCATCTCTAAGAAGCACCCAGTGGACACGCTGTTTTTCCTGGCCAGCGTGTGGACAGAGATCAATGCTGACTTCCTGAATCGCTGCAGAATGAACGCCATCAGCAACTGGCAGGTCTTTTTCCCCATCCACTTTCAAGAGTACAGTCCTGCCGTTGTCTACCGCGACCAGCAGccctctgcagcctcctcctcttttgctTCGGAGTCATTGCGAGACGGCCACTTTGACCGCCACGTCTTTGACGAGGCCTGCTTTTACAATGCGGACTACATGACCGCGCggaccaagatggctgccgaCATCTTGGACAATGAGGAGCTGCTGGAAAGCATGGACGTGTACGACATATTTGTTCGTTACTCGGGCCTACACGTGTTCAGAGCTGTAGAGCCGGCACTGATCCAGAAATACGTGCGGCGAGCGTGCAACCCACGTTTCAGTGAGGATATCTACCACCGCTGTGTCCTCAGCAACCTGCAGGGTTTGGGGTCACGCTCACATCTAGCCATGGCTCTTTTTGAACAAGAGCAGGCCAACAGCACCTAGAAGCCTGGACTTCTTCAGAGTGTTGGGGCCTCAAACACACTGCCTGGACTAGGGGACACTCTCACAGAATAATGTGAATAGTAATATGGCACATCTGTGATCCATACACTGAAATTCTCACCTTAGTATTTGGCAGAAAGAGGTCAGGATCAGCTAACGAACCGCGCCGTCTTGCTCATGGACACTTTGACAGAGCAAATGTGTGCTGAAGCTGAAAATCTCTCTGCTCAGTACTTATGAGTACGTCTAACTTATGAGTCTGTAACTTTGGCTCTGTCATGTCTAGACGAATTATGAGTCAAGGAAGTGTCTTCTTACACAACTCCCTGAACGTGGACTACTTGTGTTCCTGCCATTGACGTATTCTCACAGGAGCCGAGCAACAATATTTATActccaattttttttaaatataggaGGTTGTGTCTTGAAACAATAAATGGACAAAGGCCTTCAAAACTTGAGCCATACGTCTTCCTTAGTGAAGATGATTAAAATAATACTGGAAACAAGCTGAAGCTGTTGGCCGCCTTTTCTTTAAAATTCtgtatgttctttttttttttttaaggtattAAAGAGTGATATGTGCGATCAGAGTTGTTTCTTCATTCCCACTGTTCAGAGTGTATAAAAATACGTTTCGGTCTCATTAGACAAAAAGACAACTGTTTGCTGTGTGCATGCTTGAACAGCTACTCCTGGAGGTGTCTGTTATCTGCTTGGCGGAGCTGAAGCAAAGGCAGTATGGCTGCAAAACCAGTAGTGATGGTGTGCTCATATTCAGAATAATACTTCTTGTAGTCTTCCTGGTTTTTGCCCGAAAGCCTTACTGCAGTGAACAGTTTGTTCTGTAGCAGACTGCCCCGCCTCGTCTCCTCACATTAAGTCAGTAATTCTCCACCCCGGCCCGGGCCTCCCTGGGTTTTGGAGTGAGTATTCTGCACACATATGTCTTTGGGGAGAGAAGTGAACCCGGTGCCCAGAGGGAGGGTCGTGTCTACACTAGCCAAGGTCCGCCATGGCGTGGGTGGTTAACCTTCACAGCGAGATGGTTGAACAAGCTGAATGGCTTACTTCACACAgcctcccctccctgcctccctcttcctctctaaaGCGGTGAGGCGATCTCACTGAAGCCTCCTAACCTCCCCCACTCACAAAACGTATCCATGCGAGGGCTGTCGGCTCGTAGTGGTGGAGCAGCAGAGTGAAAGAGGCTCTTTCTGAGGTGGGAGCGGGGCTGCAGTCAGCATTACAGCACTGCTGCGTTACACTGTGGAAAGGCCTCCACCTGCTTCCTTGTGGTGAGGCCAGTGAACAATACGATGCCTGTCTGCCACCTCTGAGGAACGCCTTGGTCATGCAGGAAATGTAACCCACCAATGAGCTGGAGCCCAAGATCCACTCTTTACTGATGAAGAGTATGAGAGTGTTCTTTTAGTGAAGGGTAATTTAGCAGGGCTACAGTTATTTGCATAATTGCATTTTCAGATCCCACAGCTAATAACAGAAGTTTGGAATAGGAAGAATAGGAAAGGGTGTATTTGAGgaattttgttctttttccaaatgtttgAGAATATTCAGGTGACaatttcattcatcatttaccCATAATTACAGAGTCTAGGTAGGTTAGTCTCCTGGTGGCCACAGGTATCTGGTCAGGTCAGGTATCTGGTGTTTTGATTGGCAACAGTAAAAGCACAACTGTCTGCAGAACTAGAATACCAGAAATGTGCTCTTTCTGATGTCCTCATATCAAGTCAGATCATCTTATACAGAGCAAGACTTGCATAATATCTACAGTACACTGAATATAGGAAAGTTGAAAGATTGATAGACAGCTTTAACTTTTTGCCTATTGAATAACTAACAAATTTCTGCAGcagagcaaaaataaaatctaatgaCAGCATTTACCGATGGAGGGAATCTGTGGTTGAAGTAAAGTTTCTATTATGTGCACGGAAAAGTGCGTGTTGTGGTCataaaggtgaaaaaaagacactttagATGTGATGGCATTTACAAACTTTGGCAAGCGCTTCTTTATTTACATCCAGGCTGTCTCGCAAATGTCAcagctgttttcccttttttttttaaaacttttttttcgtAGAATGAAATCACCAGACAAGTTTGCTCTttacagatatacagtatcatGTATACTATTACCTCCCTGTTGGTGTTGACAgtgtaaacagagagaaagagcagttCCCACTCTTTAGAAACACATGCAGGGAGTGGGACAAACATGTCAACAGTATGTTTAGTAACAGGAGACACAGTAGTCTGTCAGATACTCTGATACTGTGGTGCTCAAAGCTGAGGTCACCCAGGAGTTGCAGCTTCTAGTTTCCTCCACAAGAGGGTGCTAGTGAATCAGTGACTGTATGACAACAATGTGAATGCCCCGGTCATACAAAGACAAATCACTCCAGGTCAGACACAGGACTAAGATACTACCAATGACTACTGTTTCTCCTCTAATGAGTGCAGTTAATATAACTTagtaacaaaaacacagttcagAAAAATCACACCTACAGTTAGTTGCTGGTAGGGCTTATCATTTTTGGCAAAAAAGTTTCCAGAAGGCATTTCAACAAGTCTTTTGCTCATCACACAGACTGCTATGCCAGCTTTTTATATGTACACACACGGTCTCATCAGATGTATTAATTAATGTCCATGGAGCATGCATAGGTCATCGTGAAATCATCCAATCACTTCTCTGTATGCTGGGATAATAAAAGAGGGTCTCACCCATGACGAAGAGAGTCCCGACAAAGAATTACAGCACAGTGCAAAGAAACCCAGAAACAAAAGGTTCCAGCTAGAAACTGActgctgagaaaaacaaaatcctccATCTGACATTACAACATATACATACAAGTCAagtgtctttaaaaaataaaaggtgtAAAAATCGGTGCAGATTATATCGTGTGTTACAGCTACTGAGATTGAAAGCGAGGGAGGTCTTTCTTTGTTGCAGCTTCCAGCTCCCACGATAGTTACGGGATGGACCTAAAATAAACCACCCCAACCCAAGATAGTACACAGAGGAACACTAACATTCCTGCCCTACTAATTCAAAACTCATGGAGCTCCCATACTGCACCATGTAACTCACCCCCAACCCCtccccaaacccccccccaatacaaacacacagatagtCTGTCGTATACTGTACAGTTGGCCCtttttaggggaaaaaaaaaacatatttacattcacatctcgagaaaagaaaaatgtctcttCTTCATGTAACATACAAAGTGTAGAAATGGACAAAACTCTCCAGACCTGGGCTTAAGTGTTCACTGCAATAACAGTTTTAGGGTTTGTTTATGAAAACTTGAGGTCTAATTGGctaaaaaatgcaaacatttggGAGTAAATCCTCTGTGAATCAACCCAAATtcttcagatttgtttttccaatttCTGTTAAACCCAGGTGAGGATTTAGTTTTGTCCACTTCTGTTTCAGTGATAatgttctcttcttcttgttgcAACCTTTGGTAACACCTTCAGCACTTCAACTGGCAAACTACTACACAAGGAAGAGgcagcaaaaatacaaatcagtCGACAAGTCCCAACATGTATAGgcatatttgtcattttgctgtgattaagggaagaaaaaaagctctCATTATGATGATCAATACTTCTCTCTCCTTCG encodes the following:
- the chpf2 gene encoding chondroitin sulfate glucuronyltransferase isoform X1 encodes the protein MRLSSFLAVFRPALPLILGLSLGCSLSLLMVSWTQGDTDDSCRDELGNGRLFMGRGDPQRDSRDGAGEEDFQPRIVPYHKDPNKPHKKVLRTRYIHTELGIRERLLVGVLTSRATLNTLAVAVNRTVAHHFHRTFFFTGLRSPKVPHGMTVVTHGDDRPVWLMYETVRHLHQHYGSDYDWFLLAQDDTYMQADRLSELVGHLSAGQDLYMGRAEEFIGGEEKARYCHGGYGYLLSRSLLARLQPHLDTCRNDILSVRPDEWLGRCIIDYLGLSCVEVHQMQINNLSDLTPEGKAGVTWPIGINPPFKPRTRFEVLNWEYFTEEHIYSCIDSSPKCEMRGADRADVNAVVEIAVERLNERYQPQLRFRKRRLLNGYRRFDPTRGMEYVLDLALEAYTQKGHSQVIAKRVNLLRPLSAVEIIPMPYVTEATRVQVILPVTAQDQDYVGNFLDMYVMNTLDTHDNVLLTFLFIYDPFDAQRVSQTDVFAGIKAMIGEVEKRYGDVKIPWISVKTEVPSQVKLMDIISKKHPVDTLFFLASVWTEINADFLNRCRMNAISNWQVFFPIHFQEYSPAVVYRDQQPSAASSSFASESLRDGHFDRHVFDEACFYNADYMTARTKMAADILDNEELLESMDVYDIFVRYSGLHVFRAVEPALIQKYVRRACNPRFSEDIYHRCVLSNLQGLGSRSHLAMALFEQEQANST
- the chpf2 gene encoding chondroitin sulfate glucuronyltransferase isoform X2, which encodes MRLSSFLAVFRPALPLILGLSLGCSLSLLMVSWTQGDTDDSCRDELGNGRLFMGRGDPQRDSRDGAGEEDFQPRIVPYHKDPNKPHKKVLRTRYIHTELGIRERLLVGVLTSRATLNTLAVAVNRTVAHHFHRTFFFTGLRSPKVPHGMTVVTHGDDRPVWLMYETVRHLHQHYGSDYDWFLLAQDDTYMQADRLSELVGHLSAGQDLYMGRAEEFIGGEEKARYCHGGYGYLLSRSLLARLQPHLDTCRNDILSVRPDEWLGRCIIDYLGLSCVEVHQEMTYRYFELGKNADPEREDSVQFKNAFTVHPISEPNLMYRLHKRFSQIELEQTYLQIQQLQMQINNLSDLTPEGKAGVTWPIGINPPFKPRTRFEVLNWEYFTEEHIYSCIDSSPKCEMRGADRADVNAVVEIAVERLNERYQPQLRFRKRRLLNGYRRFDPTRGMEYVLDLALEAYTQKGHSQVIAKRVNLLRPLSAVEIIPMPYVTEATRVQVILPVTAQDQDYVGNFLDMYVMNTLDTHDNVLLTFLFIYDPFDAQRVSQTDVFAGIKAMIGEVEKRYGDVKIPWISVKTEVPSQVKLMDIISKKHPVDTLFFLASVWTEINADFLNRCRMNAISNWQVFFPIHFQEYSPAVVYRDQQPSAASSSFASESLRDGHFDRHVFDEACFYNADYMTARTKMAADILDNEELLESMDVYDIFVRYSGLHVFRAVEPALIQKYVRRACNPRFSEDIYHRCVLSNLQGLGSRSHLAMALFEQEQANST